One genomic region from Cyclopterus lumpus isolate fCycLum1 chromosome 20, fCycLum1.pri, whole genome shotgun sequence encodes:
- the LOC117749424 gene encoding cadherin-6-like yields the protein MDRRKVCVLMALWAVAHLGSPVHGLRALRRTTGGRRGSAGLTGQDANGVPLRRSKRGWMWNQFFLLEEYTGTDMQYVGKLHSDSDRGDGSVKYVLTGEGAGSLFKIDENSGDIHATKRLDREEKAYYILHAKAVNRVTNVALEGQSEFVIKIHDINDNEPRFTRDPYVARVPEMSDIGTSVIQVTATDADDSTYGNSARVVYSILEGQPYFSVDPETGLIKTALPGMDREVKENYQVVIQAKDMAGQNGGLSGTATVNIALSDVNDNPPRFTKTLYDFRVPESIELGSAVGLIRAVDADIGENAEMDYRIIGSDGPGMFDVTTNRSTQEGVVVLRKPLDFEKKRQYSLRIQVENAHANSRFFSAGPFRDEATVKVTVEDVDEPPVFERASYVMEVKEDTARNTAIGSVSASDPDDKNSLVRYSIDRRTDMDRMFNVHAGNGSVFLLRELDREENAWHNISVIATEFNNPRQISRAPVYVRVLDVNDNAPAFATGYETFVCENAKANQRIQTVSATDPDTPLGGHRFFFSLAQEAAGKANFSVRDNKDNTAWILTRRNSYNSLQKSVYHVPVVISDGEYPMQSSTNTLTVRVCTCDREGNMKLCNAEALTARAGLSTGALVAILLCVVILLMIVVLFAALRRQRKKEPLIISKEDVRDNVVSYNDEGGGEEDTQAFDIGTLRNPEAIEESKQRRDIVPEAFYPAAVRRPAPPPIRDHNGDVRDFINQRLQDNDGDPTAPPYDSLATYAYEGSGSAAESLSSLESATTEGEQDYNYLSEWGPRFKKLADMYGGDDGDSDS from the exons ATGGACAGAAGGAAAGTCTGCGTGCTGATGGCGCTGTGGGCCGTTGCCCACCTCGGCTCTCCGGTCCACGGGCTCAGGGCCCTGCGGAGGACTACGGGGGGGCGTAGGGGGTCCGCGGGGCTGACGGGGCAGGACGCCAACGGAGTGCCGCTCCGGCGCTCCAAGCGCGGCTGGATGTGGAACCAGTTCTTCCTGCTCGAGGAGTACACCGGGACGGACATGCAGTACGTCGGCAAG CTTCACTCTGACTCGGATCGCGGAGACGGGAGCGTGAAGTACGTCCTCacgggggagggggcggggtcCCTCTTCAAGATCGACGAGAACTCGGGGGACATCCACGCCACCAAGAGGCTGGATCGGGAGGAGAAGGCCTACTACATCCTGCACGCCAAGGCCGTGAACCGCGTCACCAACGTGGCGCTGGAGGGTCAGTCCGAGTTCGTCATCAAGATCCACGACATCAACGACAACGAGCCCCGGTTCACCCGGGACCCCTACGTGGCCCGGGTCCCCGAGATGTCCGACATCG gCACCTCTGTAATCCAGGTGACGGCGACGGACGCGGACGACTCCACGTACGGCAACAGCGCCAGGGTGGTGTACAGCATCCTGGAGGGGCAGCCGTACTTCTCCGTGGACCCGGAAACCG gCCTGATCAAGACCGCCCTGCCCGGCATGGACCGGGAGGTCAAAGAGAACTACCAGGTGGTGATCCAGGCCAAAGACATGGCCGGACAGAACGGCGGTCTCTCCGGCACCGCCACGGTCAACATCGCCCTCTCCGACGTCAACGACAACCCGCCGCGCTTCACCAaga cccTCTACGACTTCAGGGTGCCCGAGTCCATCGAGCTCGGGTCCGCCGTGGGACTGATCCGGGCCGTGGACGCCGACATCGGCGAGAACGCGGAGATGGACTACCGGATCATCGGCAGCGACGGCCCCGGCATGTTTGACGTGACCACCAACAGGAGCACGCAGGAGGGCGTCGTGGTGCTGAGGAAG CCTCTGGACTTTGAGAAGAAGCGTCAGTACAGCCTCCGCATCCAGGTGGAGAACGCCCACGCCAACTCACGCTTCTTCTCCGCCGGCCCCTTCAGGGACGAGGCCACCGTCAAGGTCACCGTGGAGGACGTGGACGAGCCGCCGGTGTTCGAGCGCGCCAGCTACGTCATGGAGGTCAAAGAGGACACGGCCAGGAACACCGCCATCGGCTCCGTCAGCGCCTCCGACCCGGACGACAAAAACAGCCTCGTCAG GTACTCCATCGATCGGCGCACGGACATGGACCGGATGTTCAACGTGCATGCGGGCAACGGGTCCGTGTTCCTCCTCCGGGAgctggacagagaggagaacgcCTGGCACAACATCTCCGTCATCGCCACCGAGTTCA ACAACCCGCGCCAGATCAGCCGCGCGCCCGTCTACGTCAGAGTGCTGGACGTCAACGACAACGCGCCGGCGTTCGCCACCGGCTACGAGACGTTCGTGTGCGAGAACGCCAAGGCCAATCAG AGGATACAAACCGTGAGCGCCACGGACCCCGACACTCCGCTCGGGGGTCACCGGTTCTTCTTCAGCCTCGCACAGGAGGCTGCTGGGAAGGCCAACTTCTCTGTCCGCGACAACAAAG ACAACACGGCCTGGATCCTGACGCGCAGGAACAGCTACAACAGCCTGCAGAAGAGCGTGTACCACGTGCCCGTGGTCATCTCCGACGGGGAGTACCCGATGCAGAGCAGCACCAACACGCTCACCGTGCGGGTGTGCACCTGCGACCGCGAGGGCAACATGAAGCTGTGCAACGCCGAGGCCCTCACGGCGAGGGCGGGCCTCAGCACGGGGGCCCTGGTGGCCATTTTGCTCTGCGTCGTCATCCTGCTCA TGATCGTGGTGCTGTTCGCCGCcctgaggaggcagaggaagaaggagccTCTGATCATCTCCAAAGAGGACGTCAGAGACAACGTCGTCAGCTACAACGACGAGGGGGGCGGCGAGGAGGACACTCAGGCCTTCGACATCGGCACGCTGCGCAACCCGGAGGCCATCGAGGAGAGCAAGCAGCGGCGGGACATCGTGCCCGAGGCCTTCTACCCGGCCGCGGTCCGGCGGCCCGCGCCGCCCCCGATCCGGGACCACAACGGGGACGTGAGGGACTTCATCAACCAGCGGCTCCAGGACAACGACGGCGACCCGACGGCGCCGCCGTACGACTCCCTGGCCACGTACGCCTACGAGGGCAGCGGCTCCGCGGCCGAGTCCCTCAGCTCGCTGGAGTCGGCGACCACCGAGGGCGAGCAGGACTACAACTACCTGAGCGAGTGGGGGCCGCGGTTCAAGAAGCTGGCGGACATGTACGGGGGCGACGACGGCGACAGCGACTCCTAA